A stretch of the TM7 phylum sp. oral taxon 349 genome encodes the following:
- a CDS encoding winged helix-turn-helix transcriptional regulator has protein sequence MLDVFITSRVRRKIVVVYAKYPDFRTHVRGLAKLIKEDPGNIQRELRRLEKVGFLMAEKQGNTRIYSTNKQFPIFKELQSIVIKSQQQASSNRPKRTTSDIQPR, from the coding sequence GTGCTTGATGTATTTATAACCTCCAGGGTTCGGCGAAAGATCGTGGTGGTATACGCAAAATATCCAGATTTTCGTACGCATGTGCGCGGTCTCGCTAAGCTGATCAAAGAAGACCCGGGTAATATCCAGCGTGAGTTACGCCGGCTTGAAAAGGTGGGTTTTTTGATGGCTGAAAAACAGGGCAATACACGGATTTATTCAACCAACAAGCAGTTCCCGATTTTTAAAGAGCTACAAAGCATCGTGATTAAATCGCAGCAGCAAGCAAGCAGCAATCGACCAAAACGGACAACGTCTGATATTCAACCGCGATGA